The proteins below come from a single Parazoarcus communis genomic window:
- a CDS encoding glutaminase gives MDFQPVLDDIVSTLKPELGAGKVASYIPALARVSPHQLGIALRTREGAEYCAGDATTLFSIQSVSKVFSLTLAMRNLGEVLWQRIGREPSGNPFNSLVQLEAEHGVPRNPFINAGAIAVADRLVSTCGDGRAEVLALLSSLSGEAVAFDEEVAASEAATGFRNIALANFMKGFGNIDNDVAPVLDLYFHQCSVAMNCVQLARAIGYLCNDGAHPLDGSALVSDRQARRINSLMLTCGTYDAAGEFAFRIGLPCKSGVGGGIVAVLPDTLSLCVWSPGLDETGNSLLGMKALEMFVARTGLSVF, from the coding sequence ATGGACTTCCAGCCCGTACTCGACGACATCGTCAGCACGCTCAAACCCGAACTCGGCGCCGGCAAGGTGGCGAGCTACATCCCCGCCCTGGCGCGGGTCTCGCCCCATCAGCTGGGCATTGCACTGCGCACCCGGGAGGGCGCGGAGTACTGTGCGGGCGATGCGACGACGCTGTTCTCCATCCAGAGTGTCTCCAAGGTGTTCTCGCTCACTCTCGCCATGCGCAACCTGGGCGAGGTCCTGTGGCAGCGCATCGGGCGCGAGCCTTCGGGCAACCCGTTCAACTCCCTGGTGCAGCTCGAAGCCGAACACGGCGTGCCACGCAACCCCTTCATCAACGCAGGGGCGATTGCAGTGGCCGACCGCCTGGTGAGCACTTGCGGCGATGGGCGGGCCGAAGTTCTCGCGCTGCTCTCCAGCCTGTCCGGCGAAGCCGTGGCGTTTGACGAGGAGGTGGCCGCGTCGGAGGCAGCGACGGGTTTTCGCAACATCGCGCTGGCCAACTTCATGAAAGGCTTCGGCAATATCGACAACGATGTTGCGCCGGTGCTCGATCTCTATTTTCACCAGTGCTCGGTGGCAATGAACTGCGTGCAGCTTGCCCGGGCCATCGGCTACCTGTGCAATGACGGCGCGCATCCGCTCGATGGCTCGGCGCTGGTTTCCGATCGCCAGGCACGACGCATCAACTCGCTGATGCTCACCTGCGGCACGTACGACGCGGCCGGCGAGTTTGCCTTCCGCATCGGCCTGCCGTGCAAGAGCGGGGTGGGCGGCGGCATCGTGGCCGTGCTGCCCGATACGCTCAGCCTGTGCGTGTGGTCGCCGGGACTGGACGAGACCGGCAACTCGCTGCTGGGCATGAAGGCGCTTGAAATGTTCGTCGCGCGCACCGGCCTGTCGGTGTTCTGA
- a CDS encoding DUF1513 domain-containing protein, which translates to MATDLQRRRLLAALPAGFILAHLPAPARAAFADEPALLTCWADSPSRPRHFFAGRSTDISHAFELPARGHELAWHPSGDGSAVVAARRPGRFLLRWDVASGRQLAAFDVYDADEDIRLEGHLSFSRDGRLLFATESELINGHGRVGVYDALTLQRLAAWPTGGIGPHALMQLADGRIAVANGGILTLPETGRLKRNLDSMDPTLALLDPEDGRVLAQYRVPDPWMSVRHIAQAADGRIAVSLQNEAGDAADTTRARPLFARLTDEGLRYGTATPEVLAACGGYAGDIVAIDGPTGPVFAVSCSVAGTLALWEADGSFIGHLPTPGVCALTTTRGGLLATGDGGDLWAVAPGEARAQAHWPHAFAFDNHARPG; encoded by the coding sequence ATGGCGACTGATCTGCAGCGCCGCCGCCTGCTGGCCGCCCTTCCCGCCGGCTTCATCCTTGCGCATCTGCCCGCGCCTGCACGTGCCGCGTTTGCCGACGAACCTGCGCTGCTCACCTGCTGGGCCGACTCGCCCTCCCGCCCGCGCCACTTCTTTGCCGGGCGCAGCACCGACATCTCCCACGCATTCGAGCTGCCCGCACGCGGTCACGAACTGGCCTGGCATCCGTCGGGCGACGGCTCCGCGGTGGTCGCCGCGCGCCGACCGGGCCGCTTTCTGCTGCGCTGGGACGTGGCCAGTGGCCGGCAGCTGGCCGCGTTCGACGTCTATGACGCCGACGAGGACATCCGCCTCGAGGGCCATCTGAGCTTCAGCCGCGACGGACGCCTGCTGTTCGCCACCGAGAGCGAACTCATCAATGGTCACGGCCGCGTGGGCGTGTACGACGCACTCACGCTGCAGCGCCTCGCCGCCTGGCCCACCGGAGGCATTGGCCCGCATGCGCTGATGCAGCTCGCCGACGGTCGCATTGCAGTCGCCAACGGCGGCATCCTGACCCTGCCCGAGACCGGACGCCTCAAGCGCAACCTGGACAGCATGGACCCGACCCTTGCGCTGCTCGACCCCGAAGACGGCCGCGTGCTCGCGCAATACCGCGTGCCGGACCCGTGGATGAGCGTGCGCCACATCGCACAGGCGGCCGATGGCCGCATCGCAGTCTCGCTGCAGAACGAAGCAGGGGATGCGGCAGACACGACCAGGGCGCGGCCACTGTTCGCCCGGCTCACGGACGAGGGCTTGCGCTACGGCACGGCAACGCCCGAGGTGCTCGCAGCCTGCGGCGGCTACGCCGGCGACATTGTCGCGATCGACGGGCCGACAGGCCCCGTATTCGCGGTGAGTTGCAGCGTTGCCGGCACGCTTGCGCTATGGGAGGCGGACGGCAGCTTCATCGGCCATCTGCCCACACCCGGCGTCTGTGCGCTGACCACCACGCGCGGGGGGCTGCTTGCCACCGGTGACGGCGGCGACCTGTGGGCAGTCGCACCCGGCGAAGCCCGCGCCCAGGCGCACTGGCCACACGCATTCGCCTTCGACAATCACGCGCGTCCGGGCTGA
- a CDS encoding imelysin family protein, with protein sequence MMFTRFRTSRFGLPFAGLLFSLALPAHAAAPAPIVMPSQWMSALASQRLAPGYRHFGDKVDALASALAASCEGQPAAAAAARQRWLEAAHDLRELSPLPIGPVLESRLLRRIDFWPTRPAQIESSIAQYARTPANTARIGLPARGLPALEYLLFDAERPALADDGPACRYAVWLARDTAAGISATVSAWPDWIAGLAEAEPEREARLLADGINILIGSTETLRLKYLEKPLRPHTGPAETDAWRSGSARAGLMAYFSGLRAGLQGDEGMPGLTAMLRGRGLLTLAERLDQRIDAVHTALAALPPDFAADAARPQTDALVSELSRLQRLLAEELADAMKVSVGFGENDGD encoded by the coding sequence ATGATGTTTACCCGGTTTCGTACCAGCCGTTTCGGCCTGCCCTTCGCCGGCCTGCTGTTTTCGCTTGCCCTGCCTGCCCACGCCGCCGCGCCGGCGCCCATCGTGATGCCATCGCAGTGGATGAGTGCCCTGGCCAGCCAGCGCCTTGCGCCAGGCTATCGTCACTTCGGTGACAAGGTGGATGCGCTGGCGAGCGCGCTCGCCGCAAGCTGTGAGGGTCAGCCCGCCGCAGCCGCGGCTGCCCGCCAGCGCTGGCTGGAGGCTGCGCACGACCTGCGCGAACTGAGCCCGCTGCCCATCGGGCCGGTGCTCGAGTCGCGCCTGCTGCGCCGCATCGACTTCTGGCCCACGCGTCCGGCGCAGATCGAAAGCTCGATCGCGCAGTATGCAAGGACGCCCGCCAACACCGCGCGCATCGGCCTGCCAGCGCGCGGCCTGCCTGCGCTTGAGTACCTTCTGTTCGACGCCGAACGGCCGGCGCTCGCCGACGACGGCCCCGCCTGCCGCTATGCCGTGTGGTTGGCCCGCGACACGGCTGCGGGCATCTCCGCGACCGTATCGGCCTGGCCGGACTGGATTGCCGGCCTCGCCGAGGCCGAACCCGAGCGCGAGGCACGCCTGCTCGCCGACGGCATCAACATCCTGATCGGCAGCACCGAAACCCTGCGCCTCAAGTATCTCGAAAAGCCCCTGCGCCCGCACACCGGCCCGGCGGAAACCGACGCCTGGCGCAGCGGGTCCGCACGTGCCGGCCTGATGGCGTACTTCTCCGGCCTGCGCGCCGGCCTGCAGGGTGACGAGGGCATGCCCGGGCTCACCGCAATGCTGCGCGGACGCGGACTGCTGACCCTGGCGGAGCGCCTCGACCAGCGCATCGACGCGGTGCACACGGCGCTGGCAGCGCTGCCCCCGGACTTCGCTGCCGACGCTGCACGCCCGCAGACTGACGCCCTGGTCAGCGAACTCAGCCGCCTGCAACGCCTGCTGGCCGAGGAGCTTGCCGACGCGATGAAGGTCAGCGTCGGCTTCGGAGAGAACGATGGCGACTGA
- a CDS encoding di-heme oxidoredictase family protein, whose protein sequence is MKSRRLLLGLGVLAATGIAFAAVQSARPTIGYEPGEERPGGATTTPDHGRNAFSYPAANLSMDRQTAFFIGNSFFKKSWVGAPASTSGRDGLGPHFISRACAGCHVLDGRSAPPAVDANGVSTEQAVGLLLRLSIPGDGGKDGVVPEPTYGSQLNNQALPGIRPEALITVSYTEVPGRFADGTPYSLRQPTYTLSEPGYGPLHPQTLISPRIAPQVIGLGLLEAIPEARLLEIAARQAADQAGISGRPNRVWDAVRQDWVVGRFGWKANVGSVAHQTAAAFNGDIGITSSLFPHEECTTAQQDCRVRLQQEAAWRSERGEHRTDIDDRSLDRSIYYTTTLAVPARRTPADPQVLDGKRIFHQAQCASCHVPNHVTGDSDAFPELAGQSIWPYTDLLLHDMGEALADNRPDFAADGREWRTPPLWGVGLIQTVNGHQTLMHDGRARGVLEAILWHGGEAEAARQHVLGLNAAERDALVRFVESL, encoded by the coding sequence ATGAAATCCAGACGCCTGCTCCTTGGTCTCGGCGTACTCGCCGCCACCGGCATTGCCTTCGCCGCCGTGCAGTCGGCTCGCCCGACGATTGGCTACGAACCGGGCGAAGAACGCCCCGGCGGCGCCACCACCACGCCCGACCACGGACGCAACGCTTTTTCATATCCGGCGGCAAACCTGTCGATGGACCGGCAGACTGCGTTCTTCATCGGCAACTCGTTCTTCAAGAAGAGCTGGGTCGGCGCACCGGCCTCGACCTCGGGTCGGGACGGGCTCGGCCCGCATTTCATTTCCCGCGCCTGTGCCGGCTGTCACGTGCTCGACGGCCGCAGCGCCCCGCCGGCGGTGGACGCCAACGGCGTCAGCACCGAGCAAGCGGTGGGCCTGCTGCTGCGCCTGTCGATCCCCGGTGACGGTGGCAAGGACGGTGTGGTGCCCGAGCCCACTTACGGCTCGCAACTGAACAATCAGGCCCTGCCCGGCATCCGCCCGGAGGCCCTGATCACCGTGAGCTACACCGAGGTACCCGGCCGCTTCGCCGACGGCACGCCCTACAGCCTGCGCCAGCCCACGTACACGCTGAGCGAACCCGGCTACGGTCCGCTGCACCCGCAGACGCTGATCTCACCGCGCATTGCCCCCCAGGTCATCGGCCTCGGCCTGCTTGAGGCCATCCCCGAAGCCCGACTGCTCGAGATCGCAGCGCGCCAGGCCGCAGACCAGGCCGGCATCTCGGGCCGCCCGAACCGGGTGTGGGACGCGGTGCGGCAGGACTGGGTCGTGGGGCGTTTCGGCTGGAAAGCCAACGTGGGCAGCGTCGCACACCAGACCGCCGCCGCCTTCAACGGCGACATCGGCATCACCTCCAGCCTGTTCCCGCACGAAGAGTGCACCACGGCACAGCAGGACTGCCGCGTGCGACTGCAGCAGGAAGCCGCCTGGCGCAGCGAGCGTGGAGAGCACCGCACCGACATCGACGACCGCTCGCTCGATCGCAGCATCTACTACACCACCACGCTCGCGGTACCCGCCCGGCGCACACCGGCCGACCCGCAAGTCCTCGACGGCAAGCGCATCTTTCATCAGGCACAGTGCGCGAGCTGCCATGTACCGAACCACGTCACTGGCGACTCGGACGCCTTCCCGGAACTGGCAGGGCAATCCATCTGGCCATACACCGATCTGCTGCTGCATGACATGGGTGAGGCACTCGCCGACAACCGCCCCGACTTTGCCGCCGACGGGCGCGAATGGCGCACCCCGCCGCTGTGGGGCGTCGGCCTGATCCAGACCGTGAATGGTCACCAGACCCTGATGCACGACGGCCGCGCGCGCGGCGTGCTGGAGGCAATTCTGTGGCACGGCGGCGAGGCGGAAGCGGCCAGGCAGCACGTGCTGGGCCTGAATGCTGCCGAGCGCGATGCGCTGGTCCGCTTTGTGGAGTCACTATGA
- a CDS encoding imelysin family protein, producing the protein MRLITLVSALAALHFSTATLAAETVTAPRVLAHYGELVHATYADAHAGALALQKAVDAFVAAPSEAGQLAARKAWLAARETYGQTEAFRFYGGPIDGEDGPEGRINAWPMDEAYVDFVEGAKDAGIIANRTIPIDMDTLSGLNEKDGEENISTGWHAIEFMLWGQDLDDNGPGRRAYTDFVDGKAPNADRRRAYLKVTTDLLVKDLGDLAAAWAPGADNYRKGFVADAGNVAKVISALGILSRGELAGERIEVALDSQNQEDEHSCFSDNTHRDVVANATGIRNVWRGQYVRADGSVLKGPGVRDLVSAKNKAVASRVDAQIDTSVKAAEAIPAPFDRAILVGTPGRSKVEATVVALKKQTEGLVEAAAVLGIKRLNTVAPN; encoded by the coding sequence ATGCGCCTGATCACCCTCGTTTCCGCGCTCGCCGCACTGCATTTCTCCACCGCCACGCTGGCCGCCGAGACAGTGACCGCGCCGCGCGTCCTCGCTCACTACGGCGAGCTCGTCCACGCCACCTACGCCGATGCCCATGCCGGCGCACTGGCGTTGCAGAAGGCGGTCGACGCCTTTGTCGCCGCACCGTCCGAAGCCGGACAGCTGGCAGCCCGCAAGGCCTGGCTCGCTGCACGCGAGACCTACGGTCAGACCGAAGCCTTCCGCTTTTACGGCGGCCCGATCGATGGCGAGGACGGCCCCGAGGGCAGGATCAACGCCTGGCCGATGGACGAGGCCTATGTGGACTTCGTCGAGGGTGCAAAGGACGCCGGCATCATTGCCAACCGCACGATCCCCATCGACATGGACACCCTCTCCGGCCTGAATGAGAAGGACGGCGAAGAGAACATCTCCACCGGCTGGCACGCCATCGAGTTCATGCTGTGGGGCCAGGACCTCGACGACAACGGCCCCGGCCGCCGTGCCTACACCGACTTCGTCGACGGCAAGGCGCCCAACGCCGACCGCCGCCGTGCCTACCTGAAAGTCACCACCGACCTGCTGGTGAAGGATCTCGGCGACCTGGCAGCAGCCTGGGCACCCGGCGCCGACAACTACCGCAAGGGCTTCGTCGCCGACGCGGGCAACGTCGCCAAGGTGATCTCTGCCCTCGGCATCCTGTCGCGCGGCGAGCTGGCCGGCGAACGCATCGAAGTGGCGCTCGACTCGCAGAACCAAGAAGACGAGCACTCGTGCTTCTCCGACAACACTCACCGCGACGTCGTGGCCAACGCCACCGGCATTCGCAACGTATGGCGCGGCCAGTACGTCCGCGCCGACGGCAGTGTGCTCAAGGGGCCGGGCGTGCGCGACCTGGTATCGGCGAAGAACAAGGCCGTCGCGAGCCGCGTGGATGCCCAGATCGACACGTCGGTGAAGGCCGCGGAAGCGATTCCCGCACCCTTCGACCGCGCCATCCTGGTCGGCACGCCGGGGCGCAGCAAGGTCGAGGCCACCGTCGTCGCGCTGAAGAAGCAGACCGAAGGCCTGGTCGAAGCAGCTGCCGTGCTCGGCATCAAGCGTCTGAACACCGTCGCGCCCAACTGA
- a CDS encoding alcohol dehydrogenase family protein encodes MTKELSGKEGENRFDTTGVSRTMKAVVTVGNGGYDKLVYCDVPVPALGAGEVLLQVLAAGVNNTEINTRLGWYSSSVTGRTEETASAETTERADGGWNEGTPFPFIQGTDCCGRVASVAPGVDAALIGKRVLVRACMRKDGFGSMDTVWMGSDFDGAFAQWVKVPATEVFVVESGWSDAELATIPCAYGTAENMVHRAQVSSADHVLVTGASGGVGSAVVQLAKRRGATVTAIVGASKMDQVRAIGADHVIARGDDIVASLGENAVDVVVDNVAGGTFGSMLKVMKRAGRYVSSGAIGGPLVTLDMRDFYLKDLRLIGCTAWDEPVFPNLIGYIERNELRPIVAKTFPLEGIADAQREFLEKKHVGNFVLIPPSDG; translated from the coding sequence ATGACGAAGGAATTGAGTGGAAAGGAAGGCGAGAACCGGTTTGATACGACGGGTGTGAGCCGCACGATGAAGGCCGTCGTGACCGTCGGAAATGGCGGTTACGACAAGCTGGTGTATTGCGACGTGCCGGTTCCCGCCCTGGGCGCGGGTGAGGTGCTGCTGCAGGTGCTGGCGGCAGGCGTCAACAACACGGAAATCAACACCCGTCTGGGCTGGTATTCATCCAGCGTGACCGGCAGGACCGAGGAAACCGCCAGTGCGGAGACCACCGAGCGGGCCGATGGTGGCTGGAACGAGGGCACGCCGTTTCCGTTCATCCAGGGTACGGACTGCTGCGGCCGTGTCGCTTCGGTTGCGCCAGGCGTGGATGCAGCGCTCATCGGCAAGCGGGTGCTCGTCCGCGCGTGCATGCGCAAGGACGGCTTCGGGTCGATGGACACCGTGTGGATGGGCTCCGATTTCGACGGCGCCTTCGCCCAGTGGGTCAAAGTGCCTGCAACGGAAGTGTTTGTGGTGGAGAGCGGCTGGAGCGATGCCGAGCTTGCAACGATTCCCTGCGCCTACGGGACGGCCGAGAACATGGTGCATCGCGCGCAGGTAAGCAGTGCAGACCATGTGCTGGTGACCGGTGCATCGGGGGGCGTGGGCTCGGCGGTCGTGCAGCTGGCCAAGCGGCGCGGGGCCACGGTGACCGCCATCGTGGGCGCATCAAAAATGGACCAGGTGCGTGCGATCGGTGCCGATCATGTGATCGCGCGCGGTGACGACATCGTTGCCAGCCTCGGCGAGAACGCAGTCGATGTGGTCGTCGACAACGTGGCGGGGGGGACATTCGGCAGCATGCTCAAGGTCATGAAGCGCGCCGGGCGTTATGTGTCTTCAGGCGCCATCGGTGGCCCGCTGGTCACGCTCGACATGCGCGACTTCTACCTCAAGGACCTCAGGCTGATCGGGTGCACGGCCTGGGACGAGCCGGTCTTTCCCAACCTGATCGGCTACATCGAGCGCAACGAACTGCGGCCCATCGTGGCCAAGACCTTCCCGCTCGAAGGCATTGCCGACGCACAGCGCGAGTTTCTCGAGAAAAAGCACGTCGGCAACTTCGTCCTGATCCCGCCCTCGGACGGCTGA
- a CDS encoding GlsB/YeaQ/YmgE family stress response membrane protein — protein MGFITTIFIGLIIGLIARVLKPGNDQMGWIMTILLGIGGSMVATYGGQVLGLYRAGQGAGFIGSVIGAVVLLAVVGALRKR, from the coding sequence ATGGGCTTCATCACGACCATTTTCATCGGCCTGATCATCGGTCTCATCGCGCGCGTGCTCAAACCGGGCAACGATCAGATGGGCTGGATCATGACCATTCTGCTGGGCATCGGTGGCTCGATGGTGGCGACTTACGGCGGGCAGGTGCTCGGCCTGTATCGCGCGGGCCAGGGGGCGGGCTTCATCGGCTCGGTGATCGGGGCGGTGGTCCTGCTCGCGGTTGTGGGTGCGCTGCGCAAACGATGA
- a CDS encoding ADP-ribosylglycohydrolase family protein, giving the protein MLGAIIGDIVGSVYEFNNHRAKTFDPFFHARAFYTDDTVCTIAVADALINKRPPAEALKDWGRRYWHNGGWGGMFGEWLQSDDASPYGSFGNGAAMRISPAGLLAETVEQVTALSQAATEVTHNHPEGLKGAEATALAIFLARQRLAPAEIRSTITERFGYDLDRTVDDIRPTYRFNETCQQTVPQALVCALTATDFEDAIRNAISIGGDSDTVAAIAGGVAEALFGIPDRIAERGWGYLPEDMRAVLERLYRQG; this is encoded by the coding sequence ATGCTGGGAGCCATCATTGGCGATATCGTCGGCTCGGTATACGAGTTCAACAATCATCGCGCCAAAACCTTCGACCCCTTCTTTCACGCCCGCGCCTTCTATACGGACGACACCGTATGCACCATCGCCGTGGCCGACGCGCTCATCAACAAGCGTCCGCCGGCCGAAGCGCTCAAGGACTGGGGGCGGCGCTACTGGCATAACGGCGGCTGGGGCGGCATGTTCGGCGAGTGGCTGCAGTCGGACGACGCCTCACCCTACGGCAGTTTCGGCAACGGCGCCGCAATGCGCATCTCGCCCGCCGGCCTGCTTGCAGAAACTGTCGAGCAAGTCACCGCACTGTCGCAGGCGGCCACCGAAGTCACGCACAACCACCCGGAAGGCCTCAAGGGCGCAGAAGCCACCGCGCTGGCCATCTTCCTGGCGCGCCAGCGGCTTGCACCCGCCGAGATCCGCAGCACCATCACCGAGCGCTTCGGCTACGACCTCGATCGCACCGTCGACGACATCCGCCCCACCTACCGCTTCAACGAAACCTGCCAGCAAACCGTCCCCCAGGCGCTGGTGTGCGCCCTCACCGCAACCGACTTCGAGGACGCCATCCGCAACGCAATCTCGATCGGCGGCGACAGCGACACCGTGGCCGCCATCGCGGGCGGCGTGGCAGAAGCGCTGTTCGGCATTCCGGACCGGATTGCCGAGCGTGGCTGGGGGTATTTGCCAGAGGATATGCGGGCGGTGCTCGAGAGGCTTTATCGACAAGGCTGA
- a CDS encoding PEP-CTERM sorting domain-containing protein, with the protein MLKKIKIAAAALLIAASASANATVVSFSVDNYGPSYGSFAGADTNANGILAQDELTSFVFDHLVYGHHVTLSTLFGFGDFDLVSNTWLANGSGWGTNGSFFSWNGGSNSVDGTWANVSTSIMQLDARNNVPEPATLALLGIGLAGIVAARRKKFA; encoded by the coding sequence ATGCTCAAGAAAATCAAGATTGCCGCCGCCGCCCTGCTGATTGCCGCCTCTGCATCCGCCAATGCGACCGTCGTGTCGTTCTCCGTAGACAATTACGGCCCCAGCTATGGCAGTTTTGCCGGGGCAGACACGAACGCGAACGGCATCCTTGCCCAAGACGAACTCACCTCGTTCGTGTTCGACCATCTGGTATATGGCCACCACGTAACCCTGTCGACGCTGTTTGGCTTTGGCGACTTCGATCTGGTCTCGAACACCTGGCTGGCAAATGGCTCCGGCTGGGGCACTAACGGTTCGTTCTTCAGCTGGAACGGTGGCTCCAACTCGGTTGACGGAACATGGGCGAACGTCAGCACGTCTATCATGCAACTCGATGCACGGAACAACGTGCCGGAACCGGCTACGCTGGCATTGCTGGGCATCGGTCTCGCAGGGATTGTTGCGGCCCGTCGCAAGAAATTCGCCTGA
- a CDS encoding NYN domain-containing protein — protein MTRTLLFVDADNQSPALVAPLARVFKSFGRSCTQAIVAGNGKGDRVRGWEQALQSEIPGIEVRCHVAPVRKQSADVRLMFELAAVHYGEADPATLIVVVSRDDLLVAATEYLASQGHNVLIALGAAPNAVAPVTDLPLVSLPLPNTPAPAPVPAPDVPIAQNASATNGLDRNIVAAAVARIRQALAPNKQGGYAASAVGQVLSKMGHDKATRDKIVRAIPNLKETGVGGDKRLIF, from the coding sequence ATGACGCGCACCCTCCTCTTCGTCGATGCCGACAACCAGTCTCCCGCGCTCGTGGCACCGCTGGCGCGCGTCTTCAAGTCTTTTGGGCGCAGCTGCACACAGGCGATCGTGGCGGGCAACGGAAAGGGTGACCGTGTGCGCGGCTGGGAGCAGGCTTTGCAGAGCGAAATACCCGGCATCGAGGTCCGTTGCCATGTGGCACCGGTGCGCAAACAATCGGCAGATGTGCGATTGATGTTCGAGCTCGCGGCCGTGCATTACGGCGAGGCAGATCCCGCGACGCTGATCGTGGTGGTGTCGCGCGACGACCTGCTGGTTGCCGCCACCGAGTACCTCGCATCGCAAGGTCACAATGTGCTGATTGCGCTCGGCGCAGCGCCAAACGCCGTTGCGCCGGTGACCGACCTGCCCCTTGTTTCTCTGCCTCTGCCCAATACCCCGGCTCCGGCTCCTGTTCCAGCGCCTGACGTACCAATCGCCCAGAACGCCAGTGCGACAAACGGTTTGGACAGGAATATCGTTGCCGCAGCTGTTGCCAGGATTCGGCAAGCGCTTGCTCCTAACAAGCAGGGGGGCTATGCCGCGTCTGCCGTAGGGCAGGTACTCTCGAAAATGGGGCACGACAAGGCGACCCGCGACAAGATCGTGCGCGCAATCCCGAACCTGAAGGAAACCGGCGTTGGCGGTGACAAGCGTCTGATCTTCTGA